The following is a genomic window from Deltaproteobacteria bacterium PRO3.
AACATGCAAATCCCATTTCGCGTCGAATTTTTTTGCCCAACGCCGGGGCCTGCCTTCATAATATTCCTTGCGGGGGTGCGCCATGAGTAAAATCCTAAAACTCCTGAAGATCTCGTGGAGAAATGTCTTCCGCAATCGCCGGCGCAGCACCCTGACCCTCATGATCCTGGTCAGCGGCTCCTCCTGCCTCCTGGCGATGGGCGGTTTCCTCGACGACCTTCTGTGGAACCTGCGGGAGACTACGATCCACGGTCAACTGGGGCATTTCTTGGCAAGCCCCAAGGGTTATTGGGAGCGCGGTTCCAGCACGCCCTTCAACTTCCTCATTAAAGACGCCGACCGCGTCCAAAGGGCCTTCGCAGCGGCCGTCCCCGATTCCTACTCGGTGCCCCGGATCAAGTTCGGCGGCCTGCTGAGCAGCGATTCGGACGGCGTCTCGGTGGTGGCTCTCGGCGTCGACCCGGCGGCGGAGCAGAGGATGGGGAGCTACGTCAACCCCGGCCTCAAGCGGCCGGTCACCAACGTCGTGCAAGGGAAGGACCTCGACGCGAACGACCCTTACGGCATCTTGCTCGGCGAGGGCTTGGTGAAGATGCTCAACCTGAAGGTCGGCGACAGCGTGACCTTCATCTCGACGCGGCCCGAGGGGGCCATCGACGGCTCGACCTTCCGCGTCCGCGGCGTGTTTCAGACGATCATCAAGGACGTGGGCGAGCGGCTGGTCAAGCTGCCCTTGAAGACCGCCCAGGAGATCCTCGGCATTCCGAATCAGGTGAACAGCTTCTTGATCGTCCTCCAGGACACAGACCTGACCGAGCCCACACGGGCCGCGCTCGCCAATGACAAGTCCCCGGAGCTCGCGGGCCTGGAGATCCTGCCTTGGAGCGAGCAGAGCATCTACTACAACCAGTCCAAGGACTTCCTCGACAACCTCTTCCTAATCGTCAAGGTCGTCATCAGCCTGATCTTCATCGTCAGCATCGCGAACACGGTCAACATGGCCCTCTTCGAGAGGATGAAGGAATACGGCACCATGATGGCGATCGGCAATTCCCGCTGGACCATCTTCAACATGATCGTCTTCGAGGCGGTCATCCTGGGGCTGGTGGGTTCGCTCTTCGGACTGCTCGTCGGCTACGGCATCACCCGGGCGATCACAGGGCTGCAGCTCCAGATCCCGCCGCCGCCGACGACCGGCGCGAACGACTGGTTTTTTATCAATTTCCTGCTGACGCCGAGGCTCTTCGTCCAAGTGTTTTTGATTTCCTTCTTGTCGGCCGTCGTCTCGGCGATCCTACCGGCCTATCGGGCCTCGCATATCCGGATCGTCCAGGCACTCGGCTACGTCTAGGGCTTTGCCTTAAAAGACTTGGTCCCGCGCGATCGAGACGTTAGATTACCCGCGTGCCATCGCTGGAACACATCCTGCTCGCCGCCGGGTCGCTGCTCGTCCTCAGCATCCTCGCCAGCAAGGCCACCGGCCGCTTCGGCGTGCCGGCCCTGCTGATCTTTCTCGCCATCGGCATGCTGGCCGGCTCGGACGGGCCGGGCGGTATTTACTTCGACGACGACCAGGCGGCGCAATCGCTGGGCGTTCTGGCGCTCGCCTACATCCTGTTTTCGGGCGGCCTCGAGACCCAATGGAAGGAAATCCGGCCCGTCCTCGCACCGGGGCTGACCCTGGCGACCTTGGGCGTACTATTCACCGCAGCCGTCCTCGCCCTCGCCGTGAAACACCTACTGAACTTCTCCTGGCTGGAGGCCTTCCTGCTGGGCGCCATCGTCTCCTCCACCGACGCGGCCGCCGTATTCTCGGTGCTCCGCTCGCGCAACGTCGGCTTGAAGGGCAACCTCAAGCCCCTGCTCGAGCTCGAGTCCGGCAGCAACGACCCGATGGCGGTCTTCCTCAGCCTGGGCCTGATCGAGCTGATCAAGAATCCCACATTCTCGCTGTGGCAGCTCTTTCCCTCCTTTCTGGAGCAGATGGCCTTGGGCGTCGTCTTCGGCTACGCCCTGGGCCGCGGCGCGGCCTGGGCGATCAACCGCATCCGGTTGAACTACGAGGGGCTCTATCCCGTCCTGACGCTCTCGCTGGTGCTCGTCACCTACGGTCTGACGGCCGTTGTGGGCGGCAACGGCTTTCTCGCCGTCTATCTGGCGGGGATGGTCCTCGGCAACCAACGCCTCCTGCACAAGAAGAGCCTCACCCACTTCCACGACGGACTGGCCTGGCTGATGCAGATTGCGATGTTCCTCACGCTGGGGCTCTTGGTCTTCCCGTCCCAGCTGCCGGCGGTAATCCCGGTGGGGCTATGGACCTCGCTCGCACTCATCTTCGTCGCCCGGCCGCTCGCGGTCTTTTTCTGCCTGATCGTGTTCCGCTTCGACCTCCGCGAGAAGGTATTGCTCTCCTGGGTCGGATTGAAGGGAGCGGTGCCGATCATCCTCGCCACCTTCCCGCGGCTGGCCGACATCCCTCAGGCCGACACTATCTTCAACCTGGTCTTCTTCATCGTCCTGACCTCGGTCCTGCTCCAGGGAACCACCATCCCCTTGGTCGCGCGGTGGCTCGGCGTGCAGATCCCGATGGTGCCGGCGCGGGCCCGGCCCCTGGACTTCGAGCCGATCGCCGGCCAAGACACCGACCTGACCGAGCTGTTGGTGCCCTATCAATCGCCGGCGGCGGGTAAAAAGCTGGTCGACCTAGGCTGGCCCGCGGAATCGAGGATCACGTTGATCGGGCGCGGGGAGGAATTTTTAGTTCCCAGCGGGGAAACCTCTCTTGAGGCGGGGGATGTCCTGCTCACCCTGCTCCAACCCAAGGACCTGCCGCGGATTCGAGGCATCCTGGAGGGATAAAAAAAAGCCCTCCGTCTCGCGACGGAGGGCCTTGAAGAATTTTCCGCTAATCCTGCTTAAGGGGCCGAAGGCGCCGTCTCGGGCGTGCCGGGGACCGCCGGCGCCGGGGCGCCCATCCCTTCGTCCATGCCCATCGGCATGGCGCCCTGCTTCTGCTTGGCCTTGTTGGCCAGGTCTTCGACCGTCGCCTGGTCCAGCTTCAGCGCGAGGACGACCTTGTTTTCCTTCGCGTCGATGGAGAGACCGCCCAGGATCTTGCCCAGCTCGGGGCTCTTGCTCGCCACCGATCCGCCGAACAGGGTCTTGTAGGAATTGGCCATCGTCATCATCTGCTGCGCGTCTTCCTTGCTGCCGGTGATGACACCCAGGTCGAGAGTCAAGTTTTGATTGTAGTCGAGGGCCAGGTCGAGGGCCTTCACCGACTCGAGCGAGCTGAGCGGGTTGCCCATGCCGCCCCCGCCGCCCGCGGGGATGGAGCCCGGAGGGATGGTCGCCACGGCCCAGACCATCTTGCCCTTGTCGAGGCCGTTGATCAGGTCCATCACTTCTTTGTTCTTCTCGACGGAATCGCCCTTCTTCTTGGCCAGATCGAGAGCCCGCTTCACCGAATCCTTGCTGCCGAAGACCGCCTGGCTGTCCAGCATCGCCACCGCGATGTCCGGATCCTTGGAGGTGCTGTAGATCTTCACGCCGTCATAATCCTCGTTGGTCATGGTGGCGCCGCTCTTCTGGGCCTGGTCGCCCATCTGCTTGACCATGGCGGCGGTGTCGAGCTTGCCGCTGACGACGCCGACGAAGTCCTTGGGAGAGCCGCCCATCGGGGTCGCCTTCACGCCCAAAACCAAGTTGTCGACGTCCTTGAGAAAGGGCTGGGCCTCGGGGGGAACTCCCTCCAGCAGCTTAGCGCCCATCGGCGATTCTTGGACCTTCTTCCAGTTGACCCCGACGACGACGTTGCTGTCGGAGGGAATCAGGGTCAAACCCTCTTGCTTGCCGACGCCGGCCTTGCCGCAGCCCTTGCCGCAGCCGGCGAGGCCGAGGCCCGCGACCAGGGCGAGGGCGAAAAAGCGAAATTTGCTCGAACGTAAGTTCATATCAGGAGGCTCCTATGATTGGTTTTGAGCCCCACCCAATCCGAAAAAGCGACCCAGGAACCGGGTGAGACCGTCACGTGCCCGGGCCGCCTTGCGGCCGAGATCGGGCAACTCTTGGAACAGCTTGGGACGACGCAATAATTCTCGGGCCAGGCGCAAGGGCTTTACCCCGGCGTTGTCGTCGAGGAAGGGCCCCGTGTCTGCCAATTCGTCTTGGAGGGCATCTACGATAAATCGGACGGTGACAGAAGCGATTTTTTTGGGGCCGGCGGCGGCCTCCCGGAGGATCGCCGCGCTCTCCATGTCGACCGCGGTCGCCCCCGTCTTGGCCCCCAGCAGCTCCTTGTCCGCGCCTTTCAGTACAGGCTTTGGGGAGGTCAAGAGAACTCCCAGCCGGGCGGGGATGTCGGCCAGCCGCAGGGCCTCCTCGGCCTTGCGCAGCAGGGGCAGGTCGCAGAGCGCTCCGCCCTGGGGCTCGTCCACGAAGGCGCAGCGTTCGGCCAGCACGGCGTAGCCGCAGGCCAATCCGGGCTGCAGGGCCCCGCAATACCCGGTCGAAACCAGGTGAGTCACGGGGTATTGGGCGAAGAGGAAGCGGGCCGCCTCGCCCGCGCGCTCCGGGCCCATGCCGGTCACCGCCAGCAAGGCCTCCCGTTCGCCGAGGCGCCCCTCTGTCACGGTGAGATGGCGGTAACGGGTTTGGGCGCCGCCGCGAAAATGCGCACGCAAGGCGGCCGCCTCATGCGGCAGCGCGACGGTGACGGCCCAAAGCTCGCGGAGATCGGACAAGGGCTAGAAACTCTGGGTGGGCGGAGGCACCACGGGGCAGGCGCCGGAGAGGACGGCCGTGGCCTGGCCTTCTTTCTGGTCGTCTTCCTTGCTGGTGGCGATGACGGTGACCTGAACCGCGGGCGGTGGATTGGTGTCAGGGGCGGTGTAGAGGCCGTTGGCGTCGACGACGCCGTTGACGTCCCCGCCCAGAACCGACCAATTGACCGCGGCGTTGTCGATGCCCTGGTCGACGTCGTCGATGAAGATGCGGGCGTTGAATTGCTGAGTGGTCCCGGGGGCGACGGCCGCGCAGAGCGGCTCGACCTGGATGCCGATCTTGGCGAAGTCGGAGCTGCTGCAAGCGGCGGCGCCGAACAGCGCCGTAAGCGTCAGAAGGGAAAGTCGAATCTTGGAGAGTTTGCGCGCCACGCGGGGCCTCCTTCGAAGGGTGCGAATTTCGGGCGATCCTAATGAGGCCCCCGGGGCCTGTCAATTTAAAAGCTCCGGTTTGACAAGTCGCGAAGCGGGGGGTTAGGAATCTAGGCCCATGGCCCTCAAGCAATCGGAAAAACTCTTCGCCGCGGCGAAGAAACTCTTCCCCGGCGGCGTGAACAGCCCGGTCCGCGCCTTCCAGAGCGTCGGGGGGCATCCCCTCTTCATCACCCGGGCCTCGGGCGCCTATCTCACCGACGTCGACGGCAACAACTACATCGACTACGTCGGCTCCTGGGGCCCGATGATCGCGGGCCACGCCCACCCCAAGGTCGTCGAGGCGATCCAAGCCGCCGCCGCCCAGGGCACCAGCTACGGCGCACCCTCGCCGCTGGAGGTGCAGATGGCCAAGCAGCTGATGCGCCACCTGCCCAGCCTGCAGCGCCTGCGCTTGGTCAACTCCGGCACCGAGGCCGTCATGGGCGCGCTGCGCGCCGCGCGCGGCTTCACCGGGCGTCCCAAGATCCTCAAGTTCGCCGGCTGCTACCACGGACACGCCGACTACCTGCTGGTCAAGGCGGGCTCGGGCGCCCTCACCCATGGGCGCCCCGACAGCCTGGGCGTCCCCGAATCCTTCGTCGAGCACACCTTGATCGCGCCCTACAACGACCTGGCCGCCGCCGAAAAATTGGCGCGGCGACACCGCAAGGACCTCGCGGCCGTCATCGTCGAGCCCGTCGTCGGCAACATGGGTTGCGTGCTCCCCAAGCCGGGATTCCTCGAGGGATTGAGGAAGCTCTGCGACGCGACCGGCGCCCTGCTGGTCTTCGACGAGGTCATGACCGGCTTCCGGGTGCACCCGGGCGGGGCGCAGGGCCTCTTCGGCATTCGCCCCGACCTGACGACCTTGGGCAAGGTCATCGGCGGCGGCCTCCCGGTGGGCGCCTACGGCGGGCGCGCCGACGTGATGAAGTGCGTCAGCCCCGAGGGCGGCGTCTACCAGGCGGGAACCCTGTCGGGAAACCCCGTCGCGATGGCGGCGGGCTTGGCCACGCTCAAGCTCATCTCCACCCCCAAGGCGCACGCCAAGCTGCTGCGCAAGACGGAGCGGCTCGCCAAGGGCATCGCCGAGGTGGCGCAGCGGGCGCGCTGCCGGGTGCAGGTGCCCTACGCCTGCGGGATGCTGAGCCTGTTTTTTTCCGGCCGCCCCGTCGAAAACTTGGACGACGCCATGGCAAGCCAAGGGGCCCTGTTCCGCCGCTTCTTCCACGAGATGCTCGCGCGGGGCGTCTACCTGCCGCCCTCGCCCTACGAGGCCTGGTTCGTCTCGCTGGCGCACGGCGAAAACGAGCTCGCCAAGACCTTGCGCGCCGCCAAGGACAGCTTTCTCACCCTCGCGCAGGAAAACGGATAAGCCATGGGAAAGCTCGCCATCGTCCTCTCGGCGGGCGGCGCCCGCGGCGCCTACGAAGCGGGCGTGCTGTATTACGTGCGCAAGGGCCTGCCGCCCAAGACGGCGCGCAAGAACTTCAGCATCAAGGTCGGGACCAGCGTCGGCGCGATCAACACGGCCGCGATGGCAGCCCTGGCCGACGACACCGACAAGCAGGCCGAGAAGATCAAAGAGGTCTGGTTTTCGATCCGCCAAGAGGACGTCTACCTGCGGGACTTCGGGGCCGCGACGCATTTTCTGGGCTCGACGGTCGGCGGCATCATGCGCAATCTTTTGACCTTCAACCCCTTCCAGCTGACCCGACGCAAGGGGCCGCACTTCAATTCCTTCCTCGACACCAGCCCCTTGCGAGAATTCTTGAAAAAAATCCTGCCTTGGGACGCCATCACCCGGAACGTCGAAGCGGGGCCCATCGACGCGGTGGCCTTGAACGCCACCAACCTGCGCAACGGCCGCCATGAGCTCTTCGTCAAGCGCAAGCCGGGCGTCGTCTATCAGGGCCACTATCCCTTCCATGACGTCGATTTGCACGTCGACCACGCGATGGCCTCGGCGGCGATCCCGATCGTCTTCCCGGCGATCAAGGTCGACGGCACCTATTACGCCGACGGCGGGCTCCGGCTCTTCACCCCGATGTCCCCGGCGATCCAGCTGGGCGCGAGCTCGATGCTGGTGGTGGGCCTGCGCTACCGCTCGCCGATCATGGAAAAGCTGAAATTCAAAAAAGACATGAAAGAGCCCACCATCGCCCTGCAGCTGGGCCGCCTGCTCAACGGCGTCTTCCTCGACCGCATCGAGTATGACATGGAGCAGCTGGAGCGGATCAACTCGATCGTCGAGACCAGCGAGAAGGTCTACGGCGCGGATTACTTGGAAAAACTCAACAAGCGGATGGCGAAGGACGGCCTGAAGGTCGACATCGCCAGCCGCGGCCTACGCAAGATCCGCGCCCTCGAGATCAAGCCCTCGCAGTCGATCAGCGGCCTCTTCCTGCGCTGGACGCACAAGGCGCGCAAGCAGTTCAAGTTTACCGCCCTCGAGAAGCTCCTGTTCCGCCTGCTCGACATCGACCCCGCCACCGGCAGCGATCTCTTGAGCTACCTCACCTTCGCCCCCGCCTACCTCCAGACCCTCTTCGACTTGGGCTACGAGGACGCCAAACAGCATCGGGAGCAGATTATCGATATT
Proteins encoded in this region:
- a CDS encoding ABC transporter permease; protein product: MSKILKLLKISWRNVFRNRRRSTLTLMILVSGSSCLLAMGGFLDDLLWNLRETTIHGQLGHFLASPKGYWERGSSTPFNFLIKDADRVQRAFAAAVPDSYSVPRIKFGGLLSSDSDGVSVVALGVDPAAEQRMGSYVNPGLKRPVTNVVQGKDLDANDPYGILLGEGLVKMLNLKVGDSVTFISTRPEGAIDGSTFRVRGVFQTIIKDVGERLVKLPLKTAQEILGIPNQVNSFLIVLQDTDLTEPTRAALANDKSPELAGLEILPWSEQSIYYNQSKDFLDNLFLIVKVVISLIFIVSIANTVNMALFERMKEYGTMMAIGNSRWTIFNMIVFEAVILGLVGSLFGLLVGYGITRAITGLQLQIPPPPTTGANDWFFINFLLTPRLFVQVFLISFLSAVVSAILPAYRASHIRIVQALGYV
- the hemL gene encoding glutamate-1-semialdehyde-2,1-aminomutase, encoding MALKQSEKLFAAAKKLFPGGVNSPVRAFQSVGGHPLFITRASGAYLTDVDGNNYIDYVGSWGPMIAGHAHPKVVEAIQAAAAQGTSYGAPSPLEVQMAKQLMRHLPSLQRLRLVNSGTEAVMGALRAARGFTGRPKILKFAGCYHGHADYLLVKAGSGALTHGRPDSLGVPESFVEHTLIAPYNDLAAAEKLARRHRKDLAAVIVEPVVGNMGCVLPKPGFLEGLRKLCDATGALLVFDEVMTGFRVHPGGAQGLFGIRPDLTTLGKVIGGGLPVGAYGGRADVMKCVSPEGGVYQAGTLSGNPVAMAAGLATLKLISTPKAHAKLLRKTERLAKGIAEVAQRARCRVQVPYACGMLSLFFSGRPVENLDDAMASQGALFRRFFHEMLARGVYLPPSPYEAWFVSLAHGENELAKTLRAAKDSFLTLAQENG
- a CDS encoding potassium/proton antiporter, with product MTRVPSLEHILLAAGSLLVLSILASKATGRFGVPALLIFLAIGMLAGSDGPGGIYFDDDQAAQSLGVLALAYILFSGGLETQWKEIRPVLAPGLTLATLGVLFTAAVLALAVKHLLNFSWLEAFLLGAIVSSTDAAAVFSVLRSRNVGLKGNLKPLLELESGSNDPMAVFLSLGLIELIKNPTFSLWQLFPSFLEQMALGVVFGYALGRGAAWAINRIRLNYEGLYPVLTLSLVLVTYGLTAVVGGNGFLAVYLAGMVLGNQRLLHKKSLTHFHDGLAWLMQIAMFLTLGLLVFPSQLPAVIPVGLWTSLALIFVARPLAVFFCLIVFRFDLREKVLLSWVGLKGAVPIILATFPRLADIPQADTIFNLVFFIVLTSVLLQGTTIPLVARWLGVQIPMVPARARPLDFEPIAGQDTDLTELLVPYQSPAAGKKLVDLGWPAESRITLIGRGEEFLVPSGETSLEAGDVLLTLLQPKDLPRIRGILEG